A single region of the Syngnathus acus chromosome 6, fSynAcu1.2, whole genome shotgun sequence genome encodes:
- the LOC119124103 gene encoding cuticle collagen 34-like encodes MIILKVFIVALLFGASCLGAQIKRQVNVTQDDSSESREVGGPPGPPGPPGPPGPPGPDGPDGPTGPKGTTGPTGPTGPIGPKGPQGPPGADGDPGAEGPPGPPGADGPPGPGGPPGLPGANGRQGPRGFRGPVGPTGSPGPEGPPGPPGPPSPPGPPGPPGPPGPPVFFPNFPQAPWLPWPPRPCP; translated from the exons ATGATCATTCTCAAGGTGTTCATTGTTGCCCTCCTGTTTG GAGCCAGCTGTCTGGGTGCACAAATAAAGAGACAAGTAAATGTTACTCAAGATGACAGTTCAGAATCAAGAGAAGTCGGTGGACCGCCTGGTCCACCAGGACCACCTGGCCCTCCAGGACCACCAGGGCCAGATGGACCAGATGGTCCAACAGGACCAAAGGGTACAACAGGACCAACAGGACCGACAGGACCAATAGGACCAAAAGGCCCACAAGGACCACCTGGAGCAGATGGTGACCCAGGAGCAGAAGGCCCACCAGGACCACCTGGAGCAGATGGCCCACCCGGACCAGGAGGCCCACCAGGACTACCTGGAGCAAATGGCAGACAAGGACCAAGAGGTTTTCGAGGTCCAGTTGGACCAACTGGATCTCCTGGACCAGAAGGACCACCTGGACCACCAGGACCACCTAGTCCACCAGGACCACCTGGACCCCCAGGACCACCTGGTCCACCAGTATTCTTTCCGAATTTTCCTCAGGCACCATGGCTACCTTGGCCACCAAGACCATGTCCATAA